The Acidobacteriota bacterium genome contains a region encoding:
- a CDS encoding carboxypeptidase regulatory-like domain-containing protein, protein MKRSYWHIVVCFIAILFSLGFSIVSPTGYISGMIKDPAGAPFPGVQLTLINAATGARRTAVSDASGGFQFSQLEPARWMLTAEATGCKRVSMPVLVQVDQVTTVQIAMQLGKLTEIVEVTDAITPLFEKGKSTTSAIKDDRLISSLPLNGRQFLDLALLTPGVIPASPGAQGNGFNSAGARSQSNVYLLDGISNQDTQQNDALNQFRITDAVQEFAVQTSVQTAEFGRGSGAQVNVVTRSGSNQFHGSVFEYFRNTGLNAADFFTNKLGGEKTVLNRNQFGATLGGPIFREHTFFFVSYEGFRQVAPAVRSTRVPTAAERITVTDAISKRLLEYWPLPNATGTVNYIANVRNDDDDDTGSLRIDHRLSQHDQLSGRWTEYHASSFVGGTTLLTGGNQGEPLQRSIMLGHTHIFSSRFLNEFRLGYSRNEQERRVQDFGLSAGTIFIDANGKPLAGVIDATKDPLNSGLPSIAVGGGYAALGTNINMPQGRISSTTELFENISLSAPLGWTAHSWRWGFHIRREDLRRYLNRASRGAFNFANFADFGRGQLNASNFRTGSTLAYWRRYPWDLYWQDEFKVRENLTLNFGVRYEYPSAVEELRGHATNFVPGVGPVVVGSNRILSIDPTLKGPAAITFTTASFELPASGVYSDKNNVAPMFGFAYSPRIARKLFGVGDTVIRGGVRIAYDDLFNNVPSSMALGPPYNLQVTQTANVTQPGKFAWAIGFDQNVPLVSNFGKQGPGTPTVGVLSFQGVDPNLRSAYLYQYNFGIQRRLSNEFSIEADYQGSSGHRLGVFIDVNQPTVIVRDPARRGPVAPNEQVFPYPSFGNMQIAKSIGNSSYNGLVLTAKYQNRQGIFLRTAYTFGKSLDYNSGYFGSNNPPGEAAAPVDARNLRLEHGPSAFDIRHRFNLVYVIPLPIGPGHKLFGWKNAVSRLAFADWQISGVATLQSGYPFTVTTGGQDTSGFNQVIAGGNPAGGNRPDLARPGKLPQDNRNPDAAFDPSWFVSAFAGRVGTSGRNQYYGPGLYNHDFAIAKNFPLVEQAHLQFRADFFNLFNHTNFANPISDLSNANFGKITQTLGAAVSNAVGTTGGPIGGPRLIQFSLRVQF, encoded by the coding sequence ATGAAAAGAAGCTATTGGCACATCGTAGTTTGCTTCATCGCGATTCTGTTCTCGCTCGGTTTCAGCATCGTTTCGCCGACCGGATACATCAGCGGCATGATCAAAGATCCTGCGGGCGCGCCATTTCCGGGCGTTCAATTGACTTTGATCAATGCCGCTACGGGAGCCAGAAGAACGGCTGTTTCGGATGCGAGCGGCGGGTTTCAGTTTTCGCAACTGGAACCCGCGCGCTGGATGCTGACGGCGGAAGCGACGGGCTGTAAACGCGTTTCCATGCCCGTTCTGGTTCAAGTAGATCAAGTGACCACCGTCCAAATCGCCATGCAGTTGGGCAAATTGACTGAGATTGTTGAAGTCACCGACGCCATCACTCCTTTGTTTGAGAAAGGCAAATCCACAACAAGCGCAATCAAAGACGACCGGCTGATCAGCAGTTTGCCGTTAAATGGTCGCCAGTTTCTGGACCTGGCGCTGCTGACGCCCGGAGTTATTCCTGCATCGCCGGGCGCGCAGGGCAACGGTTTCAATTCCGCTGGCGCTCGTTCGCAATCGAACGTTTACCTGCTGGACGGCATCAGCAATCAGGACACGCAACAGAATGACGCGCTGAATCAGTTCCGCATCACCGATGCCGTTCAGGAATTCGCCGTGCAAACCAGCGTGCAGACAGCGGAATTCGGGCGCGGCAGCGGCGCACAGGTCAACGTCGTCACGCGCAGCGGATCGAACCAGTTTCATGGTTCGGTCTTTGAATACTTCCGCAACACAGGGCTGAATGCCGCGGATTTTTTCACCAACAAACTCGGCGGCGAAAAAACCGTGCTCAATCGCAACCAATTCGGCGCAACGCTGGGCGGGCCGATCTTTCGCGAACACACGTTCTTCTTCGTCTCCTATGAAGGCTTTCGTCAGGTGGCTCCGGCTGTGCGTTCGACGCGTGTGCCCACAGCCGCCGAACGCATAACCGTGACCGACGCGATTTCAAAACGATTGTTAGAATATTGGCCGCTGCCCAACGCCACGGGAACGGTCAACTACATCGCCAACGTGCGAAACGACGACGACGACGACACAGGCTCCTTGCGCATTGATCACCGATTGAGTCAACACGATCAGCTTTCAGGCCGCTGGACGGAATATCACGCATCGAGCTTTGTCGGCGGAACCACGCTGCTGACCGGCGGCAATCAGGGTGAGCCATTGCAGCGTTCCATTATGCTCGGCCACACACATATTTTTTCCTCCCGCTTTCTCAACGAATTTCGGTTGGGATATTCGCGAAACGAACAGGAACGCCGGGTGCAGGACTTCGGATTGAGTGCGGGGACGATCTTCATCGACGCCAATGGCAAACCGTTGGCAGGAGTGATTGACGCCACGAAAGACCCGCTCAATTCCGGTTTGCCGTCAATTGCCGTCGGAGGCGGATATGCGGCGCTGGGAACCAACATCAACATGCCGCAGGGACGTATCTCCAGCACTACGGAGCTATTCGAAAATATATCTCTCAGTGCCCCATTGGGATGGACGGCGCATTCCTGGCGCTGGGGCTTCCACATTCGCCGCGAAGATTTGCGCCGCTATTTGAATCGAGCCTCGCGCGGCGCATTCAACTTTGCCAATTTCGCAGACTTCGGGCGCGGACAGTTGAACGCTTCAAACTTTCGCACGGGCAGCACGTTGGCGTACTGGCGGCGTTACCCATGGGATTTGTACTGGCAGGATGAATTCAAAGTCCGCGAAAACCTGACGCTCAATTTTGGCGTGCGTTATGAATATCCGTCGGCGGTTGAAGAGCTTCGCGGCCACGCGACAAACTTTGTTCCGGGTGTTGGCCCCGTTGTTGTGGGCAGCAACCGCATTCTGAGCATTGACCCGACATTGAAAGGCCCGGCCGCAATTACCTTTACCACGGCTTCGTTCGAGCTTCCCGCGTCCGGCGTTTATTCCGACAAAAACAATGTCGCGCCGATGTTCGGATTCGCCTATTCGCCGCGAATTGCCAGGAAGCTTTTCGGCGTAGGCGATACAGTCATTCGTGGCGGCGTTCGCATCGCCTATGACGACTTGTTCAACAACGTGCCATCGAGCATGGCGCTCGGCCCGCCGTACAACTTGCAGGTCACACAAACCGCCAACGTCACACAACCCGGCAAATTCGCCTGGGCAATTGGCTTCGATCAAAACGTGCCGCTCGTGTCGAATTTCGGCAAACAGGGGCCGGGCACGCCGACGGTCGGCGTGCTCAGCTTCCAGGGCGTGGATCCAAATTTGAGAAGCGCCTACCTGTACCAGTACAACTTCGGCATACAGCGACGGCTGAGCAATGAGTTTTCTATCGAAGCCGATTACCAGGGAAGTTCGGGCCACCGGCTGGGCGTGTTCATTGACGTGAACCAGCCAACGGTGATCGTGCGCGATCCCGCGCGGCGAGGTCCCGTCGCGCCGAACGAGCAAGTATTCCCCTATCCCAGTTTCGGCAATATGCAAATCGCCAAATCCATTGGCAATTCAAGTTACAACGGGCTGGTGCTGACGGCGAAATACCAGAACCGTCAGGGCATTTTTCTGCGCACAGCATATACCTTTGGCAAATCGCTCGATTACAACTCAGGTTATTTCGGGTCGAACAACCCGCCCGGCGAAGCGGCTGCGCCTGTTGACGCGCGAAATCTGCGTTTGGAACACGGCCCATCCGCCTTTGACATTCGCCACCGCTTCAATCTGGTTTACGTGATTCCGCTGCCCATCGGGCCGGGACACAAGCTGTTTGGCTGGAAGAACGCGGTGTCGCGGTTGGCGTTTGCAGATTGGCAAATTTCCGGCGTGGCGACCCTTCAATCGGGCTACCCATTTACAGTTACCACTGGCGGGCAAGACACCAGCGGGTTCAATCAAGTGATTGCAGGCGGCAACCCGGCGGGCGGGAACCGCCCCGATCTGGCGAGGCCGGGCAAGCTGCCGCAAGACAACCGGAACCCCGACGCCGCATTCGATCCGTCGTGGTTTGTTTCAGCCTTTGCTGGCCGCGTTGGCACATCAGGCCGCAATCAATACTACGGCCCTGGCTTGTACAACCACGATTTTGCCATCGCCAAAAATTTCCCACTGGTGGAACAAGCGCACCTGCAATTCCGCGCGGACTTTTTCAATCTGTTCAACCACACGAATTTTGCCAATCCCATCAGCGACTTGAGCAATGCGAATTTCGGCAAGATCACGCAAACGCTTGGCGCAGCGGTGTCCAATGCAGTGGGCACAACGGGCGGCCCAATCGGCGGGCCACGGCTGATTCAGTTCTCGCTCAGGGTTCAATTCTAA